Part of the Cercospora beticola chromosome 5, complete sequence genome is shown below.
TGTAAAAAGCCAAGGTGAAGATTTTGTCCGTCTGTTGATTTGGTGTCTTGTCGTTCAAGTtgctttcctcttcctcgctgaTGCTTTGCGTGGCCTGCGAGGTGTCTGTCCTCGCTGTTGTAGAACCCGGCTGTCTGTGCATGCGGTAATACGCTGGTTCGTATTTGGCGATCAGGCTGTTCAGTGCCCGAAGCATGTACGGCCGGAAGCGATAGTAGTCGCCTTGTATGGCATTGGCCAAAATGCCGCGCTCGTGGTCCATTAGGTGTGTGAAGTCGACATAGAGTGTGGAGAGCCCGTACTGTGCCAGGCCATGCACTTGCGCAATGTAGTATTTGCTTGATGTTACAGCACTCGAAAGTGGCTGCGCTGAAGGTGTGGGCTCTTCTGTGAAGCTCTCGAGGAAGCGCTCGAACTGTATGCCCAGTGTTTCTGCTGTTGTATCGACGACTCGCGGAACATCTGCTGCACCAGTCGTTGCTCGCCTCATGCCTCTTCGACCGACAACCTCGTCATCAGCGAAGCCGTCGATATCGCTGTGCATTCCAGGTGTGCTGATAGATGGCGGTCCTCTGGGTGTCGCACCGCCCCTTGGTCGTGATGAAGAACGGGCCTGCCGTCTCCGTCCATCAGATGCGTCGCTTCGTGGGTCGCGAGGTGTAGGTGCATTGTCAGAGCCCATGGCCAGATCAATGAGCGACGACATGGTTGGATTTGTGGGCTTTGCTGTTGGTGGGAGCTGATCTGGAttgcagaagcagaaacgAGCAGACGACTTTGGCGGGACCAGACGACGCGCTTCACGCACAATTTTCGCGTCTCTGAGGCAAATGTCGTGGCTGCGTGCCGTGATCAGTTGCCTCGACTCACATATGGTAGTTGGAGAAAAGTGGAGGATCAGTCGCTCCTCACCCTTGCGGTAGTCCGAGGCTCCCACCCTAGCCCATTCACTCGCGATCGCGTCGCAGCAGTACGAGTTATCTGTTAAGTCCCAGTTTGTCACGATATTTGCACTTCTACCTCACGCGTAAAGTGGTTCTTAGCGCGAAGTTCCTGCAGGGCCAAGCGACGAGCCGGCAGGGATTGTCTGGAGAAGTCCACAAAGAAACATCGAACGACTTCGGGGCCAGAAACAATTCAACTACTTTCACTCGCCACACCTCTACTCCGCTTGCTACAGCACACCATGACCGCCACGACGACCGTCACGCAGACTGCGTCCCCATCCTCAGCGGAGAACATCCTCCGCCTGTTTCCAGAGATCAACACCGAACTCGCAACCCAAACACAATCTGCCACACAAGATGCCGACATGGCGGGGTACGACGAGGAGCAGATCCGACTCATGGACGAGGTATGCATTGTCCTAGACGACAATGACCTCCCCATTGGCAGTGGATCCAAGAAGATGTGCCATCTCATGGACAACATCAACAAGGGCCTGCTCCACCGCGCATTCtccgtcttcctcttcgactCACAAAATCGATTACTGCTGCAACAACGAGCTTCTGAGAAGATCACTTTCCCTGACTTGTGGACGAACACATGTTGCTCGCACCCTTTGGGTGTCCCTGGCGAGACGGGCTCAACATTGGATGCTGCTGTGTTGGGAGTGAAGCGGGCGGCACAGAGGAAGCTCGACCAAGAGCTTGGTATCAAGGCAGAGCAAGTGCCAATTGAAAAGTTCAAGTTTCTGACAAGGATACACTACCTCGCTCCCAGTGACGGCAAGTGGGGTGAGCACGAGATTGATTACATCCTGTTTATCAAGGCCGATGTCGATGTGGTTCCCAACCCCAACGAGGTGCAGGCCACCGACTACGTGACACCAGA
Proteins encoded:
- the IDI1 gene encoding isopentenyl-diphosphate delta-isomerase idi1 (BUSCO:EOG0926458I); amino-acid sequence: MTATTTVTQTASPSSAENILRLFPEINTELATQTQSATQDADMAGYDEEQIRLMDEVCIVLDDNDLPIGSGSKKMCHLMDNINKGLLHRAFSVFLFDSQNRLLLQQRASEKITFPDLWTNTCCSHPLGVPGETGSTLDAAVLGVKRAAQRKLDQELGIKAEQVPIEKFKFLTRIHYLAPSDGKWGEHEIDYILFIKADVDVVPNPNEVQATDYVTPEDLKNMFAEGKLKFTPWFKLICESMLFEWWQHLDTGLDKYMGETEIRRMLPAKVTSK